In Malaclemys terrapin pileata isolate rMalTer1 chromosome 10, rMalTer1.hap1, whole genome shotgun sequence, the following are encoded in one genomic region:
- the ZDHHC4 gene encoding palmitoyltransferase ZDHHC4, with product MDFLALFIIYLLLVLASVVLVCIYSGRKQSFPARGLSCITQVSSSIIPTRLQRATQRVLHRLFHTRSCLFIVLHLALQVSVYGEYTWEVFGYCQEMEFSIHYLLLPYLLLAVNMGFFILCSVTNPGIITQSNQESFLKAYAYDGVMFQKSTMCPTCNVEKPARSKHCSVCNNCIHRFDHHCVWINNCIGAFNTRYFLIYLFTLTAMAANLAIITTAFLIQVVLLSNMMLGSYIDDQGQEHAVEILFLIQHLFLTFPRIVFMLGFVIVLSLVLGAYCCFTLYLALTNQTSNEWYKSRSYECSCCQALPPHDRHIVYRNVYSQGVWVNLKEIFKPPTSSEKKKKT from the exons ATGGACTTTTTGGCTCTCTTCATAATTTATCTGCTATTAGTCCTGGCTAGTGTTGTTCTAGTCTGCATCTATTCAGGAAGGAAACAGAGTTTTCCTGCAAGAGGCCTCAGTTGTATAACTCAG GTATCTTCATCTATAATCCCAACACGGCTTCAAAGAGCAACACAGAGGGTGCTTCACAGGCTCTTCCACACACG AAGTTGCCTGTTCATTGTCCTGCACTTAGCCTTACAAGTGTCAGTTTATGGTGAATACACTTGGGAAGTATTTGGCTACTGCCAAGAGATGGAGTTCAGCATTCATTATCTTCTGCTGCCGTATTTGTTGCTGGCTGTGAATATGGGGTTTTTCATTCTGTGCTCTGTGACCAACCCTG GTATAATAACACAGTCAAATCAGGAGTCATTTCTTAAGGCTTATGCATATGATGGAGTAATGTTTCAGAAAAGCACCATGTGTCCTACATGCAACGTGGAAAAGCCAGCCAGATCTAAACACTGCA GTGTATGTAACAACTGCATACATCGTTTTGATCACCACTGTGTTTGGATCAACAATTGCATTGGTGCCTTCAATACAAGATATTTTCTCATTTACCTCTTCACTCTGACTGCCATGGCTGCAAACCTTGCAATCATAACAACAGCATTTCTAATCCAAGTAGTGCTGCTATCAAATATGATGCTTGGAAGTTACATTGATGATCAGGGGCAAGAGCATGCAGTTGAGATTCTCTTTCTTATTCAG CACCTGTTCCTGACGTTTCCTAGAATTGTCTTCATGCTTGGTTTTGTTATTGTCCTATCTCTGGTGCTGGGGGCATATTGCTGTTTCACCCTGTACCTGGCCCTGACTAACCAAACATCCAATGAATGGTATAAATCTAGAAGCTATGAATGTTCTTGCTGTCAGGCATTGCCGCCCCATGACAGGCATATTGTTTACAGAAATGTTTATTCTCAAGGAGTTTGGGTCAATTTAAAGGAAATCTTTAAACCTCCTACGagttcagaaaaaaagaaaaaaacatga
- the PGP gene encoding glycerol-3-phosphate phosphatase, with the protein MAERAARRGLRLEPAAAREVLGAADTLLFDCDGVLWRGDAAVAGAPAVLSRLQARAKRLCYVTNNSSRTRDAYAEKLRRLGFPAAEPRQVFGSAYCAARYLSQALPPGAAAYVLGSPALSAELRAVGVPHLGPGPAALPGPGPADWSRAPLDPSVRAVLVGFDEHFCYAKLCQALRYLLRGGPDCLLVGTNRDHRLPLEGGAAIPGTGCLVKAVEMAAEREAFIIGKPSRYIFDCLTSEFKIDPARTIMVGDRLDTDILMGNNCGLTTLLTLTGVTTLEEVKGHQESDCPSRKSLVPDYYVDSIADLLPALED; encoded by the exons ATGGCGGAGCGCGCGGCGCGGCGGGGCCTGCGGCTGGAGCCGGCCGCGGCCCGGGAGGTGCTGGGCGCGGCGGACACGCTGCTGTTCGACTGCGACGGGGTGCTGTGGCGGGGCGACGCGGCGGTGGCGGGCGCGCCGGCCGTGCTGAGCCGCCTGCAGGCCCGGGCCAAGCGCCTCTGCTACGTCACCAACAACAGCAGCCGCACGCGGGACGCCTACGCCGAGAAGCTGCGGCGCCTGGGCTTCCCCGCGGCCGAGCCCCGCCAGGTCTTCGGCTCGGCCTACTGCGCCGCCCGCTACCTCAGCCAGGCCCTGCCGCCCGGCGCCGCCGCCTACGTGCTGGGCAGCCCCGCCCTCAGCGCCGAGCTGCGGGCCGTGGGCGTCCCGCAcctggggcccggccccgccgccctgcccgggcccggccccgccgactGGAGCCGCGCCCCGCTGGATCCGTCCGTGCGCGCCGTGCTGGTGGGCTTCGACGAGCACTTCTGCTACGCCAAgctgtgccaggcgctgcgcTACCTGCTGCGGGGCGGCCCCGACTGCCTGCTGGTGGGCACCAACCGCGACCACCGCCTGCCGCTGGAGGGCGGCGCCGCCATCCCCG GGACTGGCTGTCTTGTGAAAGCAGTGGAGATGGCAGCAGAACGTGAGGCGTTCATCATAGGCAAGCCCAGCCGATACATTTTCGACTGCTTGACGAGCGAGTTCAAGATCGATCCCGCTCGTACCATCATGGTGGGAGATCGACTGGACACAGACATCCTTATGGGCAATAACTGCGGCCTCACCACCCTTTTGACTCTCACTGGAGTCACTACCCTGGAAGAAGTCAAAGGTCACCAGGAGAGTGACTGCCCTTCCAGGAAAAGCCTGGTTCCTGATTACTATGTTGATAGTATAGCTGACCTTCTTCCTGCACTTGAGGATTAA
- the E4F1 gene encoding transcription factor E4F1 — translation MEAVMATSAGPAGLTAAAAGEQEGAAAAASSPAQAPAGPTAFLSLPAPFSEEDEDDVHKCGRCHSEFTSLEEFVQHKLQKICQRTQEAITATSTSLPSQEVQKEVVPSVEESITVAHIVVEASSIAEEISNASSIVGSGHIKEVIVTGEQVFENPNGQIDGEITEGQGSPDDMEQDGSTELIRVKLLVNKEGRYVCELCHKTFKTASILKAHMITHSSRKDYECKLCGTSFRTKGSLIRHHRRHTDERPYKCKKCGKSFRESGALTRHLKSLTPCTEKIRFNMSKEIVVSKDELPTESCSSNTEAVSPIASESIETPVIHLLTDAKGNVLHEVHVQMQELPVVDAKSLDQEPSNPKELPCEWEVNNENLLRQAMRNSGIVIEKVTVEEMQKSDEPGVAATEELENEEMEAEEEQCGEQCVEVEQVETTDTETNGYKSYVCPHCSEVFSGSVSLEIHIKGHLGYKVFKCEECGKEFMKGYLLKKHQEVHVNERRFRCGECGKLYKTIAHVKGHKRVHSDERPYSCPKCGKRYKTKNAQQVHFRTHLEEKPYICQFCNRGFREKGSLVRHIRHHTGEKPYKCYKCGRGFAEHGTLNRHLKTKGGCLLALKEVEDVMVSEESQSADNLAATVISEDPHTVLVEFSSVVADTQEYIIETATEDMETSEATEIIEGTRHEVDSHIMKVVQQIVNQANSGHQIIVQNVTVAENSEVTTDTADTITIATPESLTEQVAMTLASAIGEGAVLTTEGSIETEEATVTMVASEDIEIMEHVGEFVIASQEGEVEVQTVIV, via the exons ATGGAGGCCGTGATGGCAACGAGCGCAGGGCCGGCGGGGCTTACGGCAGCCGCGgccggggagcaggagggggcggcGGCTGCCGCCTCCAGCCCGGCCCAGGCGCCCGCCGGCCCCACCGCCTTTCTCAGCCTCCCGGCGCCCTTCAGCGAGGAAG ATGAAGATGATGTTCACAAGTGTGGTCGTTGTCATTCTGAGTTCACCTCTTTGGAAGAATTTGTACAGCACAAATTACAAAAGATCTGTCAACGAACTCAAGAAGCCATTACTGCCACATCAACAAGTCTTCCTAGCCAAGAAGTACAAAAG GAGGTTGTTCCTTCTGTTGAGGAGTCCATAACTGTTGCTCATATAGTTGTTGAAGCATCTTCAATAGCAGAAGAAATCAGTAATGCATCTTCTATAGTAG GTAGTGGGCACATCAAAGAAGTCATTGTCACAGGAGAACAAGTTTTTGAAAACCCAAATGGCCAGATTGATGGTGAGATCACTGAAGGGCAGGGCAGTCCCGATGACATGGAACAAGATGGCTCCACAGAGCTGATCAGGGTTAAGCTGCTGGTTAATAAAGAAGGTCGATATGTGTGTGAGTTATGCCACAAGACGTTTAAAACA GCCAGTATCCTTAAAGCTCACATGATCACTCATAGTAGCAGGAAGGACTATGAATGTAAATTATGTGGAACATCATTTAGGACAAAGGGGTCTCTCATTCGACACCACCGGCGTCACACAG ATGAGCGACCTTACAAATGCAAgaagtgtgggaaaagcttcagggaATCAGGAGCTTTGACACGGCATCTGAAATCTTTGACACCTTGCACCGAAAAAATCCGTTTCAACATGAGCAAAGAAATAGTTGTTAGCAAAGATGAATTGCCAACAG AATCTTGTAGTTCAAACACAGAGGCTGTTTCACCTATAGCAAGCGAATCCATTGAGACTCCTGTGATTCACCTATTAACAGATGCAAAAGGCAATGTCCTGCACGAAGTCCATGTCCAAATGCAGGAGCTTCCTGTTGTTGATGCAAAATCCTTGGATCAAGAG CCATCAAATCCCAAGGAACTACCATGTGAATGGGAAGTGAACAATGAGAATTTGCTGAGGCAGGCCATGAGGAATTCTGGGATTGTGATAGAAAAAGTCACTGTGGAGGAGATGCAAAAATCAGATGAACCTGGTGTGGCTGCTACAGAAGAACTAGAAAACGAAGAGATGGAAGCGGAAGAAGAGCAGTGTGGGGAACAGTGTGTTGAAGTAGAGCAAGTAGAGACT ACAGATACAGAAACAAACGGATACAAAAGTTATGTTTGCCCTCACTGTAGTGAAGTCTTCAGTGGGTCTGTTTCCCTTGAAATACACATCAAAGGACATTTAG GTTACAAAGTATTTAAATGCGAGGAGTGTGGTAAAGAGTTCATGAAAGGCTACCTGCTGAAAAAGCACCAGGAAGTGCATGTCAATGAGCGGCGCTTCCGTTGTGGTGAGTGTGGCAAACTCTACAAGACCATCGCGCATGTGAAGGGACACAAGAGGGTGCACTCAGATGAGCGGCCATATTCCTGTCCAAAGTGTGGCAAGAGATACAAAACAAAG AATGCCCAGCAGGTTCATTTCCGCACTCACTTGGAAGAGAAGCCCTACATCTGCCAGTTCTGCAACCGAGGCTTTCGGGAGAAGGGCTCGTTGGTTCGTCACATCCGTCACCACACAGGCGAAAAGCCATacaaatgttacaagtgtggaCGTGGGTTCGCAGAGCATGGCACTCTTAACAGGCACTTAAAAACCAAAG GTGGTTGCCTTCTTGCATTGAAAGAGGTTGAAGATGTGATGGTTTCTGAGGAAAGTCAATCAGCTGACAACTTAGCGGCAACAGTTATTTCTGAAGATCCTCATACTGTTCTAGTAGAATTTtcttcagtggtggcagatactCAGGAATACATCATTGAG aCTGCTACTGAAGACATGGAGACCAGTGAAGCTACTGAAATAATAGAGGGAACCAGACATGAG GTTGACAGTCACATTATGAAGGTCGTGCAGCAAATAGTAAATCAAGCAAACTCTGGCCACCAGATCATCGTGCAGAACGTTACAGTGGCAGAAAACTCTGAAGTAACTACTGACACTGCAGACACTATCACCATAGCAACACCAGAAAGTCTTACAGAGCAGGTTGCCATGACACTGGCTTCGGCAATTGGCGAAGGAGCTGTACTGACGACAGAGGGTAGCATTGAGACAGAAGAAGCAACTGTGACAATGGTTGCATCAGAGGATATTGAAATAATGGAGCACGTAGGAGAGTTTGTGATAGCCTCCCAGGAAGGGGAGGTGGAAGTTCAGACAGTGATTGTCTAG